A part of Desulfotomaculum nigrificans DSM 574 genomic DNA contains:
- a CDS encoding ANTAR domain-containing response regulator produces the protein MQRRLVIASGDPRELAQLRQMLTRSGYRVVAEAQNGMEALQAIRATLPEVVVLDDRLPVLDGMQVAKIITEENLAPAVLMVSVGNKGLVERARDVTAAFLMRPFLEDQVYAAVEVAASSYKRFNQLQQQLNELQEKLKARKTIEKAKGILMKRRGLSEEQAYKAMQQTAMKKRTTMQAVAKAIITAYEMGV, from the coding sequence ATGCAGAGACGGTTAGTGATAGCCAGCGGAGACCCGCGGGAACTTGCACAATTGCGACAGATGTTAACCAGAAGCGGTTACCGGGTGGTGGCAGAGGCCCAAAACGGTATGGAGGCCCTCCAGGCTATTAGAGCTACTTTACCGGAAGTTGTTGTGTTGGACGACCGGTTGCCGGTTTTGGACGGTATGCAAGTGGCTAAAATTATCACGGAGGAAAACCTGGCGCCGGCGGTTTTGATGGTCTCCGTGGGCAACAAGGGCCTGGTGGAGCGGGCCAGGGATGTTACTGCCGCCTTTTTAATGCGTCCCTTTCTGGAAGACCAGGTTTATGCCGCTGTGGAAGTGGCTGCGTCTTCTTATAAAAGATTTAACCAATTACAGCAGCAACTTAATGAGTTACAAGAAAAGCTTAAAGCCAGAAAAACCATCGAGAAAGCCAAGGGTATCTTAATGAAGCGAAGGGGTCTGTCAGAGGAGCAGGCCTACAAAGCTATGCAACAAACGGCCATGAAAAAACGCACCACCATGCAGGCTGTAGCCAAGGCGATAATTACAGCCTACGAAATGGGGGTGTGA
- a CDS encoding YcdB/YcdC domain-containing protein, whose protein sequence is MRKKICGSLVTGCLVTGLILSPAAYADVQKTILPKPPVAINGDVTKAKIPLDKAVQMAKDVFNIGNDYDRFESGFNTFDGRTEWQLNWNRTKEPGGSISVRINAMTGDIVGMDRWESPPPGQQYTGLPKYSYDEGAKLAREWAQKLLPAYLTQTRPGPQPDQPFYGFGQRGPAEYYYVFQRVVNNVVYPENNIIVRINGDTGQLLSINLNWRENVTFPSTAGMISMDQARQVFKENVEQVYFRPSIYGAKDVPIKLVYWVKKGPDLFIDALTGQVIDNGYGYEMGKGGGAEAAGGRKQKQDLTPVEQSEVDKLKNLMSAEKALEQAQRIIAIPPGFKQTESTLTQDYQFPDTKLWRFHWSAQDNTKELNVEINATSGELVSYNNWDEMRYKQPSDQEPKFTMEQARQIAEQFIKKQQTQRFKEVKLGDSRVGDIIPLKGKMVPRSYNFTFVRLVNNIPFPNNGFNVQVDPYTGEVTSYRMTWWKLNFPSPAGVIDRDKAASLLLADGGLDLSYVNIYQKGPREPRMHLVYRLKDQTSFMLDARTGQRLNYNGEPIPPKSNNDISDIAGHPAENDIRLLMKANIIKSKDGKFYPDKNITKREALELLVASRGWYMDSSTMDDNKIVNAAINLGIIDSQAARGLDDELTRLQFAKLLINTLDYDGVAKLKDLYQLKIKDANQIPDELKGYVALSLGLGLQTGNQGWFLPNEKIPRGYAAASIVRLLKVQK, encoded by the coding sequence TTGCGTAAGAAAATCTGTGGTTCCCTGGTAACGGGCTGCCTGGTTACCGGTTTAATTCTAAGCCCCGCTGCTTATGCCGATGTGCAGAAAACAATACTGCCCAAACCGCCGGTGGCCATCAACGGCGATGTGACCAAGGCGAAAATTCCGCTGGACAAGGCCGTCCAAATGGCCAAAGATGTCTTTAATATCGGCAATGATTACGATCGCTTTGAAAGTGGCTTTAATACCTTTGACGGCAGAACGGAATGGCAATTGAATTGGAACCGCACCAAGGAGCCCGGTGGTAGTATTAGTGTACGCATTAATGCCATGACCGGTGATATCGTGGGTATGGACCGGTGGGAGTCGCCACCCCCGGGGCAACAGTATACCGGGTTACCTAAATATTCATATGATGAGGGAGCCAAGCTGGCCCGGGAATGGGCTCAGAAACTATTGCCCGCATATTTAACCCAGACCAGACCAGGACCTCAACCGGATCAGCCCTTTTACGGTTTTGGCCAACGGGGTCCGGCGGAATACTACTACGTTTTCCAGCGGGTGGTTAACAACGTGGTCTACCCGGAAAATAATATTATCGTCCGTATTAATGGTGATACCGGTCAACTCCTAAGTATCAACCTTAACTGGCGGGAAAACGTCACGTTCCCCTCCACCGCGGGTATGATATCAATGGACCAGGCCCGACAAGTCTTTAAAGAAAACGTGGAACAGGTTTATTTCAGACCTTCAATTTACGGAGCTAAAGATGTGCCCATAAAATTGGTCTACTGGGTGAAGAAGGGGCCGGACTTGTTTATTGATGCCCTAACTGGTCAGGTTATCGATAATGGTTATGGTTATGAAATGGGCAAAGGCGGCGGCGCGGAAGCCGCCGGGGGGAGGAAACAAAAACAAGACCTAACTCCGGTGGAACAGTCAGAAGTGGATAAACTAAAAAACTTAATGAGTGCCGAAAAGGCTCTGGAACAGGCCCAAAGAATCATAGCCATTCCCCCCGGTTTTAAACAAACCGAAAGCACCTTAACCCAGGACTACCAGTTTCCGGATACCAAACTTTGGCGTTTTCACTGGAGTGCCCAGGATAATACAAAAGAACTAAACGTGGAGATAAATGCTACCAGCGGTGAGTTAGTTTCTTATAATAATTGGGATGAAATGAGGTATAAACAACCCTCCGATCAAGAGCCCAAGTTTACCATGGAACAGGCCCGGCAAATAGCTGAACAGTTTATTAAAAAGCAGCAGACCCAGCGGTTTAAAGAAGTAAAATTGGGTGATAGCCGGGTTGGCGACATTATTCCCTTAAAGGGAAAAATGGTGCCCCGCAGCTATAATTTTACCTTTGTCAGGTTAGTTAACAACATTCCTTTCCCTAATAACGGCTTTAATGTCCAGGTTGACCCTTACACTGGGGAGGTTACTAGTTACCGGATGACCTGGTGGAAGCTGAATTTCCCATCCCCTGCCGGGGTAATTGACCGGGATAAAGCGGCAAGTCTTTTGCTCGCTGATGGCGGTCTTGATTTAAGTTATGTAAATATTTACCAGAAGGGGCCAAGGGAACCCCGGATGCATCTGGTGTACCGCTTAAAGGATCAGACTTCTTTTATGCTGGATGCCAGGACAGGCCAGCGTTTAAACTATAACGGTGAGCCCATTCCCCCCAAATCAAATAACGATATTTCGGATATTGCCGGTCACCCGGCGGAGAATGATATCCGGTTGTTAATGAAAGCCAACATTATTAAGAGTAAAGACGGTAAGTTTTATCCCGACAAAAATATTACTAAACGGGAGGCCCTGGAATTACTGGTGGCCAGCCGGGGTTGGTACATGGATTCATCTACCATGGACGATAATAAAATTGTTAATGCCGCCATTAATCTGGGTATTATTGATTCCCAAGCGGCCCGGGGACTGGACGATGAACTTACCCGCCTGCAATTTGCTAAATTATTGATTAACACCCTGGACTATGATGGTGTGGCCAAACTCAAGGACCTTTATCAATTAAAAATAAAGGATGCCAATCAGATACCCGATGAACTTAAAGGATATGTCGCCTTGAGTTTGGGACTGGGCTTGCAGACTGGCAATCAGGGATGGTTTCTGCCCAATGAAAAGATACCCCGGGGCTACGCCGCCGCTTCCATAGTACGTTTGCTTAAGGTGCAAAAGTAG
- a CDS encoding glycosyltransferase family 2 protein, with product MLTVVSIIIPCKNEGKLIEQTIRSIIETPTEVAYDITVVNDGSTDGCCAFLQGKRNPFPGVRLINTTGIGSANARNLGVQQADGDVLVFCDAHITVEPGWLEALTEGVVERGAGAVSPGVAAMTKPSAIGYGMTWNKDMEARWLPSPGDITEVPIAPGGCVAVRREVFNDVGGFERGFRVYGYEDAEFSLRLWLFGYRVEVDPSVVIYHYFRTSHPYPITMQQYAYNALRMAVSHFNSRRIGRVIDIFADLDNIGRLVSEVIFESDALEQRRRYFSRRRYDDDWFMDKFTIPL from the coding sequence ATGCTGACCGTGGTGTCAATTATTATTCCTTGTAAAAATGAAGGTAAGCTCATTGAACAAACCATTAGATCAATTATAGAAACACCCACCGAGGTGGCTTACGATATTACGGTAGTTAATGATGGTTCAACCGATGGCTGTTGTGCTTTTCTCCAGGGGAAAAGGAACCCCTTTCCCGGGGTTAGGCTAATTAATACCACCGGCATTGGTTCCGCCAACGCCAGGAATTTAGGTGTACAGCAGGCTGACGGAGATGTTCTGGTATTCTGTGATGCCCATATTACAGTGGAGCCGGGCTGGTTAGAGGCCCTCACCGAAGGGGTAGTTGAGCGAGGAGCGGGGGCGGTGTCCCCGGGTGTTGCTGCCATGACTAAACCGTCGGCCATTGGCTATGGTATGACCTGGAATAAAGATATGGAGGCCAGGTGGCTGCCCAGCCCCGGCGATATCACCGAAGTACCCATAGCGCCAGGTGGCTGCGTTGCTGTAAGACGGGAAGTATTTAATGATGTAGGAGGTTTTGAACGGGGCTTCCGGGTATATGGTTATGAGGATGCGGAATTTTCCCTCAGATTATGGCTGTTTGGCTACCGGGTGGAAGTGGATCCCTCGGTGGTAATTTACCATTATTTTAGGACCAGCCATCCTTATCCCATCACCATGCAACAATATGCCTACAACGCCCTTAGAATGGCCGTCAGTCATTTTAATTCCCGACGGATTGGCCGGGTTATTGATATTTTTGCTGATTTAGACAATATTGGCCGGTTGGTGTCCGAGGTTATTTTTGAAAGTGATGCGCTGGAACAGCGCCGGCGTTATTTTAGCCGTCGCAGGTATGACGATGACTGGTTTATGGATAAATTTACTATACCCCTATAG
- a CDS encoding metallophosphoesterase, with product MKFFAISDLHLSFTSEVVPGQWEKVELYKPMDVFNPEWHMHYRKIYENWHALVGPDDIVLLPGDISWATRLEEACHDVNFLALLPGTVYTVPGNHDYWWQGISKVRRLVPENVRPIQNDHAMVGDIAICGTRGWVCPNGYQFTEQDEKIYKRELIRLENSLRSIKGNPSEIIVMMHFMPTNESHERSGFIDILCEFGVKTVVYGHLHDRARNYRLPDEAWGIRFHLVSADFVNFSPVLIAEK from the coding sequence GTGAAGTTTTTTGCCATTAGTGACCTGCACCTTTCCTTTACCAGCGAGGTAGTCCCCGGGCAGTGGGAAAAGGTTGAACTGTATAAACCCATGGATGTTTTTAATCCCGAGTGGCATATGCACTATCGCAAGATATATGAAAACTGGCATGCCCTGGTGGGTCCGGACGACATTGTATTATTGCCCGGGGATATCTCCTGGGCCACCAGGCTGGAAGAAGCCTGCCATGATGTTAATTTTTTAGCCCTGTTACCTGGTACGGTCTATACGGTGCCGGGCAACCATGATTACTGGTGGCAGGGCATTTCCAAGGTTCGCCGGTTGGTGCCGGAAAATGTGCGACCCATTCAAAATGACCATGCCATGGTGGGGGATATAGCCATTTGTGGTACCAGGGGTTGGGTATGTCCCAATGGTTATCAGTTCACCGAGCAAGATGAAAAGATTTACAAAAGGGAATTAATCCGCTTAGAAAATTCCCTCCGCAGTATCAAAGGCAATCCCAGCGAAATTATTGTGATGATGCACTTTATGCCCACCAATGAAAGCCATGAACGTTCCGGATTTATTGATATTTTGTGTGAGTTTGGCGTTAAAACCGTGGTTTATGGCCACCTGCACGACCGTGCCAGAAATTATCGCCTGCCGGATGAAGCTTGGGGCATTCGCTTTCACCTGGTCAGCGCAGACTTTGTTAATTTCTCCCCTGTTTTAATAGCTGAAAAATAA